In Humulus lupulus chromosome 7, drHumLupu1.1, whole genome shotgun sequence, the following are encoded in one genomic region:
- the LOC133788534 gene encoding protein transport protein Sec61 subunit beta, whose amino-acid sequence MVRGSSQSQSSSSSTSRPGLVAPRGSAASTAGIRRRRLGGAGGSGASSTGVGSGGGAGGASNLLRFYTDDAPGYKIGPTVVLVISLCFIGFVTALHVFGKLYRS is encoded by the coding sequence ATGGTGAGAGGCTCCTCTCAGTCACAAtcatcctcctcctccacctcacGCCCTGGCCTCGTGGCTCCCCGCGGCTCCGCTGCTTCCACCGCTGGAATTCGCCGCCGCCGACTTGGAGGAGCCGGCGGAAGTGGAGCAAGCTCAACCGGTGTCGGCAGCGGCGGCGGAGCTGGTGGGGCTAGCAACTTGCTGAGGTTCTACACCGACGACGCTCCTGGATACAAGATCGGCCCGACTGTCGTCCTCGTCATCAGCCTTTGCTTCATCGGCTTTGTCACGGCTCTTCACGTCTTCGGCAAGCTGTACCGGTCCTGA